The Rhinolophus ferrumequinum isolate MPI-CBG mRhiFer1 chromosome 28, mRhiFer1_v1.p, whole genome shotgun sequence genome has a window encoding:
- the ARRDC4 gene encoding arrestin domain-containing protein 4: MGGEAGSAAAVGPEGRVKSLGLVFEDESKGCYSSGEIVAGHVLLEAAEPVALRALRLEAHGRATAAWGPSAGAAAPASASEVEYLNVRLRLREPPAGEGILLLQPGKHEFPFSFQLPSEPLVTSFTGKYGSIQYCVRAVLERPRAPDQSVRRELQVISHTDVNTPALLTPVLKTQEKMVGCWFFTSGPVSLSVKIERKGYCNGEAIPIYAEIENCSSRLIVPKAAIFQTQTYLASGKTKTVRHMVANVRGNHIASGSTDVWNGKMLKIPPVTPSILDCCIIRVDYSLAVYIHIPGAKKLLLELPLVIGTIPYNGFGSRNSSVASQFSMDMSWLTQILPEQPEAPPNYADVVSEEEFSRHRPPCPQPPSREGEACCPMFACIQEFRFQPPPLYSEVDPHPANAEESQPVSFIL; encoded by the exons ATGGGCGGCGAGGCAGGGTCCGCGGCAGCCGTGGGCCCCGAGGGTCGTGTGAAGAGCCTGGGTCTGGTGTTCGAGGATGAGAGCAAAGGCTGCTACTCGAGCGGCGAGATAGTGGCGGGGCACGTGCTGCTGGAGGCGGCCGAGCCCGTGGCCCTGCGAGCGCTGCGCCTGGAGGCCCACGGCCGCGCCACTGCTGCTTGGGGCCCGAGCGCTGGCGCCGCAGCCCCGGCCTCCGCCTCGGAGGTGGAGTACCTGAACGTGCGCCTGAGGCTGCGCGAGCCCCCGGCCG GTGAAGGTATCCTCTTATTACAGCCTGGAAAACATGAATTTCCATTTAGCTTTCAACTTCCATCTGA ACCTTTGGTGACCTCATTCACCGGGAAATATGGAAGCATTCAGTACTGTGTGCGCGCAGTTTTGGAACGCCCCAGGGCTCCTGATCAGAGTGTCAGGCGGGAACTCCAGGTGATCAGTCACACGGATGTCAACACACCAGCGTTACTA aCCCCTGTAttgaaaactcaagagaaaatgGTTGGCTGTTGGTTTTTCACTTCTGGTCCAGTTTCGCTGAGTGTCAAAATTGAAAGAAAGGGATATTGCAATG gagAAGCTATCCCAATCTATGCAGAAATAGAGAACTGTTCCTCTCGTCTGATTGTTCCAAAAGCCGCTATTTTCCAGACGCAGACGTACTTGGCCAGCGGAAAAACCAAGACCGTCCGGCACATGGTCGCCAACGTGCGAGGGAATCACATCGCCTCTGGGAGCACGGACGTCTGGAACGGGAAGATGCTGAAAATCCCGCCTGTCACCCCGTCCATCCTGGACTGCTGCATTATCCGAGTAGACTACTCCTTAGCT GTGTATATTCACATTCCTGGTGCTAAAAAATTGCTGCTTGAGCTGCCTTTGGTGATTGGCACAATTCCATACAATGGTTTTGGCAGCAGGAACTCCAGCGTTGCCAGCCAGTTCAGCATGGATATGAGCTGGCTGACGCAGATCCTGCCAGAACAGCCTGAAG CTCCGCCAAATTACGCAGATGTAGTGTCAGAGGAAGAATTCTCCAGACACCgccctccctgccctcagccGCCCAGCCGTGAGGGAGAAGCGTGCTGTCCCATGTTTGCCTGCATCCAGGAATTCCGGTTCCAACCCCCACCTCTTTATTCAGAG GTTGACCCACACCCTGCTAACGCAGAAGAGAGCCAGCCCGTCTCCTTCATTCTCTGA